A genomic region of Marinobacter szutsaonensis contains the following coding sequences:
- a CDS encoding copper chaperone PCu(A)C yields MKKGLSILLLCMATLAPTAFAADYQSGDVKIENPWSRPTPPGTPMGVGYMSITNNGDSDITLVAAETPRAGHISIHETSMKAGVMRMQPVKGGLVVPAGETVELKPHSYHLMLEKLTQPLAEGENIPVTLDFEGAEDMAIELAVQPLDGGMKMEKKEMDHSGHQMGD; encoded by the coding sequence ATGAAGAAAGGCCTGAGCATCCTGCTTCTGTGCATGGCCACACTGGCCCCCACCGCCTTCGCCGCTGATTACCAGAGCGGTGATGTGAAGATCGAAAACCCCTGGAGCCGCCCGACACCGCCTGGCACCCCCATGGGCGTGGGCTACATGAGCATCACCAACAACGGTGACAGCGACATCACCCTCGTGGCCGCCGAAACACCTCGCGCCGGCCACATCTCCATCCACGAAACCAGCATGAAAGCCGGTGTGATGCGAATGCAGCCCGTGAAGGGCGGCCTGGTGGTACCGGCGGGTGAAACCGTCGAACTCAAACCCCATAGCTACCACCTGATGCTGGAGAAGCTGACCCAACCCCTGGCAGAAGGCGAAAACATCCCGGTTACGCTGGATTTTGAAGGCGCCGAAGACATGGCCATCGAGCTGGCAGTGCAGCCTCTGGACGGCGGCATGAAGATGGAGAAAAAGGAAATGGACCACTCCGGGCACCAGATGGGTGATTGA
- a CDS encoding MipA/OmpV family protein, which translates to MKNFIGLTLVIFVQVFFVQTAIGEESRTALVPLPSVDDFTRGEDGWGVGLGLGIEYESAYEGSDEYELEVDPAGAVQWRNGNDIYYWAGAALGWRGLRSQAWLFDVAVAFPFEEGREESDSEDGRLDGLGDIDGSTEIVLQARHALDSDWRYWLDGRLIASEDGSLGIFGAGRRFGDQTDGTGSDLSLVLVFHDSDYANRDFGINSEQAVNSGLAETDLDGGFRSIGLNYTFRYFVSDNWQLYGEALYEHYSSDVRDSPIARSDYEAEVGVGAIYVF; encoded by the coding sequence ATGAAAAACTTCATCGGTTTAACGTTGGTTATATTTGTACAAGTGTTTTTCGTTCAAACCGCAATTGGAGAAGAATCACGGACGGCCTTGGTGCCATTGCCCTCGGTTGATGACTTCACCAGAGGCGAAGATGGCTGGGGAGTAGGGCTTGGTTTGGGTATTGAGTACGAGTCCGCCTACGAAGGGTCTGATGAATATGAGCTGGAGGTCGATCCTGCTGGCGCAGTGCAATGGCGAAATGGAAATGATATCTACTATTGGGCAGGTGCGGCACTCGGCTGGCGGGGACTTCGATCTCAAGCCTGGCTATTTGACGTGGCTGTGGCTTTCCCTTTCGAAGAGGGTCGTGAAGAGAGTGATTCCGAGGACGGTCGGTTGGACGGGCTCGGTGATATCGACGGGAGCACTGAAATCGTTTTGCAGGCGCGTCATGCACTCGATTCGGACTGGCGTTATTGGCTAGATGGACGACTTATTGCCAGCGAAGACGGAAGCCTTGGTATTTTTGGGGCTGGTCGTCGTTTCGGTGATCAAACAGATGGCACGGGGTCTGATCTGAGTCTTGTTCTGGTTTTTCACGATAGCGATTATGCCAATCGAGATTTTGGTATTAACTCAGAACAGGCAGTTAATTCCGGGCTGGCTGAAACCGATCTCGACGGTGGCTTTCGCTCTATCGGGCTAAACTATACTTTCCGTTATTTTGTAAGCGACAACTGGCAGCTATATGGCGAGGCGCTATACGAGCACTACAGTAGCGATGTCAGGGATAGCCCAATTGCGCGCAGCGATTATGAAGCGGAAGTGGGTGTTGGAGCCATCTACGTATTCTGA
- a CDS encoding VOC family protein, whose protein sequence is MKPRISMITLGVSDLQRSIEFYEKGLGFPRMDSPPEVAFFTLNGTWLGLYGRDALAEDALVDGASGGFAGFSLAHNVSSEREVDQVMAQGISAGAVVTKPAQKTDWGGYAGYFSDPDGYLWEIAHNPLFWVGPPDEPA, encoded by the coding sequence ATGAAACCGCGGATCAGTATGATTACCTTGGGCGTGAGCGATCTGCAGCGTTCGATCGAGTTCTATGAAAAAGGACTTGGCTTTCCTCGAATGGATTCCCCTCCGGAAGTGGCATTTTTTACCTTGAACGGCACCTGGTTAGGTTTGTACGGACGTGACGCTCTTGCCGAGGATGCGTTGGTAGATGGGGCTTCTGGAGGCTTTGCAGGATTCAGTCTGGCGCACAATGTTAGCTCTGAGCGAGAAGTCGATCAGGTAATGGCCCAAGGAATTTCAGCGGGTGCCGTGGTCACTAAGCCCGCCCAGAAGACCGACTGGGGTGGCTACGCAGGTTACTTCTCTGACCCCGATGGCTACCTGTGGGAGATCGCTCACAACCCGCTTTTCTGGGTGGGGCCGCCGGATGAACCTGCATAA
- a CDS encoding DUF2703 domain-containing protein, with amino-acid sequence MKTLTIRWQRLVDDQGRTCDRCGATESAVEGAVQKLQRALRELGIDVVLEKHTVDRATFDKDPLQSNRIWIGGKPLEEWLSATTGRSQCCSTCGEAECRTVTVGGETYEAIPPQLILKAGLMAGAHLLDAELPEECGPVSCAPKDSGGCCPSS; translated from the coding sequence ATGAAAACACTGACTATTCGGTGGCAGCGCCTGGTCGATGACCAGGGCAGAACCTGCGACCGCTGCGGCGCTACGGAAAGCGCTGTAGAGGGGGCTGTTCAAAAGCTTCAGCGCGCTCTCAGGGAATTAGGGATAGACGTTGTCTTGGAAAAGCACACGGTTGATCGTGCCACCTTTGATAAAGACCCCCTGCAGTCCAATCGTATCTGGATTGGCGGCAAGCCGCTCGAAGAGTGGTTGTCGGCAACGACTGGCCGGAGCCAATGCTGTTCTACCTGCGGCGAGGCGGAGTGTCGGACGGTGACGGTCGGCGGAGAGACCTACGAAGCCATTCCCCCTCAACTGATCTTGAAGGCTGGACTCATGGCGGGTGCACACCTGCTCGATGCTGAATTGCCGGAAGAGTGTGGCCCTGTATCATGCGCACCGAAAGATAGCGGTGGCTGTTGCCCCTCATCTTAA